The following is a genomic window from candidate division KSB1 bacterium.
TGGGAATTCACGGATTCGCTGCCATTGGTAGTTTGGAGACTGATTCCGAGTTCTTTGAAAACGCCTAAACGATGCAGCGTCAGGGTCTCCTCAAGACCCTCGTCGAGGCTGCTTACGGCTGACTGTTTCAAAAGTTTCAACCCGCCTCGAATGCGAAGTAACGCCGGCTTCGTTTTCTCGCAGGTTGGCTGTTCATAAGCGCGTTGGAGCTTTTGCCTCATCTCAGCCTGCTGTGATTTGGGTAAATAGGCGACGACATTCTCACGCTTGTGCCATTGACAACGTTGGAAAACGGCGTGGTCGCCAAACACCTCGGCAATTGCTTTGCGCAGCGCTTTGCTGCCATCCATGCCCACCAGCAGCCCTTGATGGTATCGCAATCCCCGGTCGATCAGACTCTTGAGGAAGTCGGCACACACGCGGCCGTTCTCTGGTACCGCTCTCAACAAAGCCTAAAATGCGCTTTTCGTCGCTTGTAACGATCCCCAGCGCCATTAGCTCGCGCAGCTTTAGCACCATGACTGCCATTTGGCGGCCCGGTTGCGTCAAGTAATTTATGCGTTATACCAATAATGTTCGGCACAGTTTTAGCCAAACAATTCGAGTTGGCTTTTTCTTAAAAGCAAGGCGTCACGAATCGCTTGCCGTTGGTGTTTGGTGAACTTAAAGTAATTCGGAGCATAAAAAGTTGTTGCTGTTGGTATTTGTAAATCACCAAGAGCAAATGCGCGATCAAAAGGATGTCCTGGCGCTACGTTGTGCGAAGTATAACGGCACCTTCGACCAACTGTTTCAAAAGAAAACTTCAAAGCTGTCTGTAAAAAAACCCAACGCGGACAAGCCGCAACCAAAAAGATTTACTCGCTCACAGAAAAGGAACTCTCACCGAAATGATTTTTTTCTGTGAGAGTTACAATTCTGTGAGCCAAAAGTCTTTGCTTTTTTTGCAAAGATATCACTTGTAACAGAGTAATGCTTCCATGAAGACGTGCTCAAAATGCCGTTTCGTGATGACGTCCGGCACAGCCGATATCAACTTCAATCGTAATGATTTGCACATTCACGTCAAATCGGTTGGGTTGTTCTGTCCGAAATCCGTTGGTCGCCGTTTTATTCGTTGCGCAAATCTTATCTTCGGGCTTCAGCCTCTCCCCTCTTCTTTCCGAACATGATTGCCAGCAACTGCTTCCACAGTTCGCGCAGATCGTCGAAGTAAGTGTAGGCAACGGGAACGACCAGCAAGGTGAGAATCGTGGCGGAGATCATGCCGCCCATCAGCGTGCGGCCCATTGGCGCGTAGGAAATGCCGATGACTTGCGCGGTGCCCAGGGCCATGGGCAAAAGCCCAAAAATCGTCGTGCCGGCGGTCATCAAAATGGGGCGGAAACGATGGCGTCCGGCTTCGATGATCGCGTCGTGTCGGCTGTAGCCTTGCAGCCGCATTTGATTGATCAAGTCCACCAGCACGATGGCGTTGTTCACCACGACGCCGACGAGAATAAAAAGCCCGATCATCGCCATCAGATCCATCGGCGTGCGCGTGAGGAACAGCGTCCAGCCCACGCCGAAAAAGGCAAAGGGTATGCACACGATCACCGACAGCGGCAGAATGACGGACTCGAACAGGACGCCCATCAACAGCATCACAAACGTGACGGCGAGATACAAGCCGTAGTTGGTGGTTTCCTGATTCTCCTGCATGCGGTCGAAACGCTGGCCCTTGTCCCACGAATAGCCGCGTGGCATCTCGAAGCCTTGCATGGCCTGATCGATTTGGCGATAGAGATGCTGTGCATTTTCCTGTGTGGTGGTGGCGGTGATGGCCAGCATGGTTTTGCCGTCGCTGCGGGTGATGCGCCCGTAGCCGCGGCGCACGGAAATTTCGGCGATGTTCGCCAGCGGCACCTCCTGGCCGTTTGGCTGGCGCATGCGCAGGTTCATCAGTTGGTGCAGCGTCTCGCGGTCTTTCTTGCGCATTTGCACGCGAATGTCCACCTCGCGGTCTTCGGTGCGATAATCCGGCAGCTCCACGCCGCGCAGCGCATACGAAATTGTTCCGGCCACGGCTTGGGGATTGACGCCGAATTTCGTCGCCTGCTCGCGGTTCAACCGCAGCCGCACTTCGTCGACGCCCTCTTCCAGCTCAGTGCCGACGTCCAACAAGCCGGGGATGGCACGCAAACGCCGCTCGACTTCGTGGGAAAGCTCGGTGAGGCGGTCGGTGTCGTCGCCATACAACACGACGGTCATGGTGCCCTGCTGATTCGCCGTTTCCTGCCGCCAGCGCGTGCGCATCTCGATGCCGGCGCGCTTCGGCGCATTTTCCTTGACGTCTTCGATCACCTTCTCGCGCGTCATGGCGCCATTTTTAACCAGCCCGAGTTTCCTGCCGATCGACAGGCCGACCACCTGCCACCATTCTTGTTGTGGCGGTTTGTTTAGATAAGCGCGCACCTGCCCCCAATCCGTGCTGAAGCGCGTTTCGACGCTTTTGAGATCGTATTTTTCTTTATTGGAATAAAGAAATTCCTCGAATGAATCGAAATACGCGTTGGCCTCCTCGAGAGTATAGTTGCCGGGCAATTCAAAAATGAATCGGACGTCGTTGATGTTGCCCTGCGTCTCGTCGGTCTTGGGCACCGCTTGCATGATCCCAAACGCGCTGATGCCCAAAAGCGTGAAGATCAGCGCGGCGTCGACGCGGCGGGCGAGGGTGCGCTCGAGCAGGCGAATGTAGAACGCGTTGGCGGCCGTGATGCTCTTGGCTTCCTTCACCTCTTTTTGCGATGAGAAAATCATGGTGCCGAGCGGGATGAAAACCAGCGCGACGAACAGGCTGGCCAGCAAAGCCGCGATCACCGGCACACCCATGCGCGCCATGTAAAACGTCATGCCGGGATTGTCGCCCATAAAAATGAGCGGCAGGAAGACCACCACCGTTGTCAGCGTCGCCATCGTGATCGGCATCGCCACCTCGCTGGCGCCTCGAATGGCGGCCTCGCGTGGCGAAAGTCCTTCCTTGCGCAGGCGATAAATATTTTCCACGACGACGATCGAGTTGTCCACCACCAAACCGACGCTCACCATCAAGCCCATCATGGTCATGATGTTCAGCGACCAGCCCATGAAGTAGATCACCACGATGGTGACGAGCAGCGAGATCGGAATGGCGAGATTGATGATCACCGTCATGCGAAAACGGCGCAGGAAAAAGTAGATCACCAAAAACGCGAAGAGGCCGCCCCACAAGCCGGCGTTCTTCAAATTGTCGATGGACTCGAGAATGTACGTCCCCTGATCGAAAATCACTTGAAAGCTCATGCCCGCGAGCAGCGGATTCGTGCGCACCTGCTTGTCGAGCACCTCCAGCACGTTGTTGCAAACTTCGACGGTGTTGGCTTGCGATTCTTTGAAGAGTCCCACCCAAACCGAGGGCTTGCGGTCAAAACGCTGAATCCATCTTTTGTCCTCGGCGACGTCGAATTTGACCTCGGCGATGTCCTTCAAACGCAGATTGGTGTTGCGGATTCGGAGATTGCGGATTTCCTCGAGATTTTCATATTTTCCCAGCGAGCGCACATAAAACTTTTTGCCGGCGTCGTTGACGTAGCCGCTGGCCAGCACAAAATTGTCGCGCCGCATGTCTTCGACGAGCTGGTATAAGTTGATGTTGTGCGCGTTGACGCTGGCTTGATCGACGAGCACCTGCACGGCCTTGCGGTCGACACCCCACAACTCGACGTTGGCCACGCCGTCGATCCGGTTCAGAACTTTGCGCAGGTGCGTATCCAACAAGCTGTAGGCGTCTTCGTAGGTTTTGTTCAGCGAAACCGCCATGAAGACGATCTCCTCGTCGTCATCGCTGAATTTTCTCGGATAAATTCGTTCGATGTCATCGGGCAGCTCCGGCTTCACCCGATCGATACGGTCACGGAGATCGGCATAGGCCACGTCCATGTTGGTTGTGCCGGCAAATTCGATCCACGTCCAACAGCCGTTGTTGCGGCTGCTGGTTTCGACGCGGCGCACGCCGTGAATGGTTTGCACGATCTCCTCGATCGGCCGGGCGATTTGCTCCTCGATCTCGCTCGGATTGGCGTTGTTGTACGGCACCCAAATCCCTAGCGCGGGAAAAACAAAGCCTTTGGGAAAAAGCTCGATGGGAATATCAGAGTAAGCAACGACGCCGACGACGATCAACGCGAGAAAGATCATCAGCACGGTTACCGGCCGGTTGGTGGACAGACGGGGGAGAATGGAGTGGCGATTCATTGGTTTGGTTTCCGATGCTGTTTATTTAAGTCGGGCCTTCACTTTAACATTTTTTACAGTGTAAGTTCAGATGGAGCTCTTTCAAAATCTAACCGTAAGAAATTTTTCATTTTAGCAATCCCATCTCGAAAAGAAAGCGTGAAGGTTTTTTGGGCCAACCTCTATATTTTTGGGCATAACTAAGGGTTAATGTTTTAATGGTTCGGGTTATGGCGACGAAACAATTACGTCGTTCCTCCTCCATCTCCAGACTTTTGTCTCCCTTTTTCTTGCTCTGAAAAGAGGGTAATTCGTCATCAACAAGCCCGATTAGATAAACATGATCAAATTCTTTACCCTTGGCTCCATGGATGGTCATGAGAACAACGGTATTCGGCTTTGGAAGCGGTTCCTTTGAACGCATTTGCAGTTCTTGCAAAAAGGCCTCTAAGGTGGGTTCTTCTCGAAAGTTTCGTTTTATTTCTCGCATCAATTCTTCCCAAACCAATTTTTCCTCATCATAACGCGCAAATATTTCGTTAGAAGGGTCATTTTCGGCTTGGCGCTGGGCTTGTGCCAGGGAAGTAAACCATGCCAGTGCAGATTTGCTGAAGGTTTGAAAATCCCTACCTCTTACTAAACAACGTGACGTCTCATTCACAATTTTTTTCACTAAGGCGTCTGTGGTTTTTTGATTCACGAGCCTAATCCAGCTTTGTAGATAGCCCATACTCAACGCTTGGGCTTGCGAAATTACATCTTCTACATCAATTTCCACTTGGGTAAGCTGAGCGAAAGCACCGCACACGGCTTCCAAATAACTACGATTTTGCCCATCATTGGCAAGGCGTAAAATTGAGTGAAGCCAGACAAAGGGAGTGCTTTCAAATTCGTCTTTTCGTTGAGAGATGACAGCAGGTAATCCTTCATCCTGCAACGCTTTGTCCACGCCATCAAGCAATTTGCGATTTCGTCCCAACACCACAACAGAACCAAGATGACCGGAGTGAAGATTTTTGATATCCTTTGCAACTCCAGCCGCTTCCGCTTCAAAATCAGGAAAGCATTCCAATAAACGCACGGTGCCTTGGCCGAGACCATGACGAAAGGCCTCAAGCGGTTTTTTGTCGGCGGTTCGCAAAAAGTTATGACGGATAAGATTATTCGCCAACTCCACGATCTCTGGCGGGCACCTGTAGTTCATAGGCAACTGGATGACCCTCGGCGAAAAATCATTGAGAAGCTCTTTAAGACGTTCATGACTTGCGCCATTCCATTGGTAGATGATCTGGTCGTCATCAGCAACAACGAATAAATTGCGGTGTTGATCTCCAGCAAGAGCGCGAATAAGGCCGTATTGAGCTTGATTCGTATCTTGAAACTCATCGATACAAATGTATGGATAGACCGTACGATAACGCTTGGCAAAAACAGGGAACTTAGTAAATAGTTGATATGTTTTGAGAATTAAAGAATTGAAATCAAGGGCATTTCGTTTGCATAATTCAGTCTCGTATGCAGGATAAACAGCGGCCATCCTTTCTCCGAATTCCTTGTCTGGAAACCTCTCGCGGCATTGATCGGGCAAAATAAGAAGCGATTTAAGACGTTGTATAACTGGCAACGTTTTTTTGTCGAGATCGCTTACCACATTGCTTGTCTTTTTCGCTTCTTCCACTGCATCATTCAGTACCGCTTGTAAATCGACGTCTTGTGAATATATGTGGAAATTGGGGTTGATGCCTAAATGAGTGCCATGTTGACGCAAAACCTCCGAACAAAATGAATGGAAAGTGCCCAAAAAAAGACGGCCTTCCTGCCCAGGCACAAAGCTAGCAACGCGGTTTCGCATCTCATCGGCGGCTTTGTTGGTGAATGTTAAGCCCAAAATACGGAAATTTTTGTCATGGCTCGATTCAAGCAGGCGGGCTATACGACAAGTCAGAACTTTTGTCTTGCCTGAGCCTGGCCCTGCTAATACCAAAAGCGGACCGTCATCCCATTCTGCTGCTTTCCTTTGAATGGGACTTAATTCCTCCCAAGCTTTCATAAGTTCTTTGGTTCTCATCATGCCGCCTTTGCTACTACGTCTGTGATGATCTTGGCAAAAAATGGAGGAACACGTGTGCTATCGGCGCTTGCTCTTCGAAGCTTTTCAAGCAATGCAATGGTGTAGCCAGTTTTATCTGCTCTTATCTTTGAAACAAGCTCATCTTGGAATCCTGTCTCATCATGCATTTTAGCTAAACTAATATTGCGTTCAGCAAGAATTTCTAAGTACTCTTGTACAAAGCCGTTTTTAATAAGAAACATTTCCAAATCCATGCCGCTTTCCGGCAGAGGCCGGACAAGCTCCTTGATTTCGTCCGGCAACAGCCCACGCGTTTTAACCTGTTTCACAAACTCATGTCCGGCGGCGTCATTGTCACAGACCATAATCCAAGGTATCTCAAAAGTTCGCGCCAGACCAACGAACGCACCTGGTGATCCGTTGTTTTGAAAATCGATTACTGTAATTCCATATTGATCCAATGGTTTCTCCAATAGTTCGGCAAAATATCGGAGCAAGAGATACTCACTCTGGCCTTCGCACAGTAGCCATGCGCGTGCAAACAACACTTCCCCTCGAATGCGTTTTGCATAAGTATCAAGGTCGGCAAGGTCACCGTCACTGAGGTATATCTGTGATTCACTATAAAGCCGCTTCAGTTGAACATGAGCATCCGTTTGTTTTGGGTAAATCTTGAGCAATTTTTGATATTCCTGTTCTTCAAGTTTGCCATTAACGCAGAGAGTGCCAGTACCCTCATGATAATCAAATTTCGGCGCATTATTCTTGCAAAACTCCAATACCTTAGGCGTGTTTGGTACTTTGGTAGAGAATGAACGCTTCACGTAGAGAACTTTGGAAAATGGGCCATTTCGACGAAACATCCGAATCTGTGCGAAGGGGATTTCCTGAATGAAATAGGGTGAGTGGCTTGAGACAATTTTTTGGCTTTTGACCTCGCCCAAATTCGCTGCCAGGGCGCGCGTCGCTTGGGGATGGAGATGCGCTTCCGGTTCTTCCAAAGCCAAAATAGCCTCAGTCTCTGGCTGAAACGTCGGTTTCAGAAGCACGTCAATGTAAGCTTGGAAAAGAAAGAGAACTGCCAAACTTTGTATGCCTTGTCCATGTCGGGAAAGTGGGAAGTCTACTTCACTGCCACGGGCTTTGATCACAACCTCCGCTTTAGACATCAAATCCCAGGGTTTAAGCGGCAACGCCTGGATCGAAGTCTTTTGCCCAATGCCCGACGCCATAATCTTTTGGATTTTGTCTAAGGTTGCTCTCACTTGTTCGAGTCGTGGATCAGCCTTTAGTAATTCATGGTTGAGTTTCGCCAATTCTTCACTCAGTGTTTTTCTTTGTTCTTCACTTATTTTGAGGTCACGAAGTATTCGCCCCCAGAACTGTGATCTTGGAGAGAATTCATCATCTGAGTCACGGAGAGCTGACAAGTAAAACAGGCGAATATAAGAAAGAAATCTCGTTAGGTTGCCGGAGCTTGCACCTTTTCCACCCAACGGTTGCCCATCTAACGTAAGAAATTCCCAGTTGGTAGCAGGTTCTGTTGTAAGTGGATCAAATTTACTTGATAGCCGTAGTCCGATAGAATCCAAATCTTTTACAGGATCGGTTTGTATAATATCGGTAAGTGCTTGAACCAGAGAACTGGGCCATTCATCAGATTTATCTTCACGAAACCAAAGCTCTATAACAATGCCATCGCTGGTTTGCGGTGAATCGCCAACTTTGGACATATAGTAGTCATACTCGTCGAATGGCGTTCCGCGACCTTGCTGGCTTCGAGGCAATGCAATCTTCAATGCGTCTAGAAGGGCCGTTTTACCGGAGTTGTTTTCGCCCACCAAAACAGTAGTATCGTGGATTGGGATGACCGCGTCTGCCAAGCAGCGAAAATTTTTTACAATAATCTCTCTGAGCTTCATTGGTAATAGTCCCCGTGATTTATTTTAAATGATCTTTTTCGTCTCTCTGTCGATACGCCTGCGCGAATTTAAATTTACTGCCTTACTTTGTTCTTTGCAAATAATTTTTTATCGAAGTGTGATTTCACTGAAAGTGGCGTTCCTGTTTTCAAGAACATCGGAAATAATGGCCGGATCTGTCAATGTCATCACTTCAAAATCCAAAATGGCTTCGACCTGCGATCTCTCGACGCCTGGAAACCATTCCAAAAACTGTTCGATTGAAACGCCGCTTTTGAGATTCTCGAAGAGCGCCGATACAGGCACGGGCGTTCCGCGAAACACCCAAGCGCCACTGACTTTGTCCAGATGGCGCTCGACGGCATCACAATTTCTCCAGTCTTTCATAATGATCCCTGAGATATTTGCTGCTAACTCAGTTTGAGGTTAAAGAAAGAAAAATTTTGTGCCAATACTCAAATAGAGTATATGAATTAGATGCCTAAAAAATCAACTTCAATATCTACCCGCTTTTTACAATTTCAAAAGCGCGCAAGAGTATGAGTACGGGTAAGAGGGCTATTTCGACCGGTCCAGCACCGCGTACACCGTCGGAATCACGATCAGCGTCAGCACCGTCGAGCTGATCAAGCCGGCGATGACGGTGATGGCCATCGGCGTGCGAATCTCCGCGCCTTCGCCGAGGCCAAGGGCCATGGGCAGCAGGCCGAGCACCGTCGTGAGCGTCGTCATCAAAATCGGGCGCAGGCGAACGCTGCCGGCTTGCACGATCGCGGCGATTTTTTCCATGCCTTCGCGGCGGAGGTGGTTGATGTAATCCACCAGCACGATGGCGTTGTTCACGACGATGCCGGCGAGCATGATCATGCCGATGAACACCACGACGCTCAACGGAATTTGCAGCACGAAGAGAACGGCGATGACGCCGATCAGCGCCAGCGGAATCGTGAACATGATGACGAACGGATGCAGCAGCGATTCGAATTGCGAGGCCATGACTACATAAATGAGAAACACCGCCAGCGCCAAGGCCAGTATCAAGCTGTTGATCGAGGTTTGCATCTCGGCATTTTGGCCGGTGACGGCAAAAGTGAAATCAGCGGGCATGTCCATTTCCTGCAGCGTGGCGTAAATTTGCTCCGATGCGCTTCTCAAATCAAGGCCGGAGACGTTGGCGGTGATCAGCGCCGCGCGTTGCTGCTCGATGCGGCGAATTTCGCTCGGGCCTTCTTTCACGCGAATGTCGGCGATGGCCGCGAGCGGAATGGGCACCGTTTGATTGGGATTGACGACGAGGCGGCTCAATTCGTCGATGCCGGCTTTGTCGTCTTCGTTGACTTTCACGCGAATGTCGAGGCGGCGATCGGCCTCGCGGAATTCAGTGGCAACGATGCCCTGTACTTTGTTGCGCACGATCGCGGCGACGTCATTGATGTTCAAGCCATAATAAGCCAACCGGTCGCGGTCGTAAACGATTTGCACCTCGGGATTGCCGGTTTGCAAATTGGAGCGCACATCTTTCAAGCCGGGAATTTGCGCGATCCGCGCCTCCGCCTCTTTGCTCAGCGCTTTGAGCTTGGCAAGATTGTAGCCTTTGATCTCGATCTCGATCGGCGTTTTGAAGCTGAACAGCGCTGGCCGCGAAATTTTGGTTTCGACGTCTGGCACGTTGCGAAACTCGTCGCGCAAACGCGCGATGAGTTCCTCTTCGCGTCGGGCAAAGTCGCCGTTGCCCTTAAGCGTGACGGTTAGCTTCGCGGTGTGCTCGCCTTCCTCCGAGGAAGATTGCGAGGTGCGCTCGGCGCCGGAGGCAGTGGCGATTTTTTGCACGTCGCCATGTTGCAGCGCGATCTGAGCCAGTGGTTGCAACTTTTCATCGGTCAGCTCCACCGGCGTGCCAATCGGAAAACGCGCCTCGACGTTGAACTCGCCTTGATGCACTTCCGGAATCAGCACCAAGCCCAGCCGCGGCATGAGCAGGAAGATGCACACGGCAAACGAAGCCGCCGAGACGCCAATGACCGAGCCGCGATTGGCGAGCGCCCAGCGAATGGCTTTGGGGTAAGTTTGATATGACCAATTCAACAGCGGGTTGGCGATCAGCAGCACGCCCGCAAAGAACAATCCCACTGGCAAGCCGACGAGCAAGAGCAAAATAGACACAAAGAAGGCAAGGGCAAATATCGACGCCAGCGCCATCTTGAGCAAAGTGCTGAAAAGATGGTGAATGACGAAGCGGCCAATCGCATAAACAAGATAGAATGGAAAGAGAACAACTCGCGCGCTGCGCTTGGGCAATTTGGCGGCTTTAAATTTTGCGGCAAAA
Proteins encoded in this region:
- a CDS encoding transposase → MCADFLKSLIDRGLRYHQGLLVGMDGSKALRKAIAEVFGDHAVFQRCQWHKRENVVAYLPKSQQAEMRQKLQRAYEQPTCEKTKPALLRIRGGLKLLKQSAVSSLDEGLEETLTLHRLGVFKELGISLQTTNGSESVNSHVERLTRKVTSWRNSSQRQRWLASALLAIEPG
- a CDS encoding efflux RND transporter permease subunit codes for the protein MNRHSILPRLSTNRPVTVLMIFLALIVVGVVAYSDIPIELFPKGFVFPALGIWVPYNNANPSEIEEQIARPIEEIVQTIHGVRRVETSSRNNGCWTWIEFAGTTNMDVAYADLRDRIDRVKPELPDDIERIYPRKFSDDDEEIVFMAVSLNKTYEDAYSLLDTHLRKVLNRIDGVANVELWGVDRKAVQVLVDQASVNAHNINLYQLVEDMRRDNFVLASGYVNDAGKKFYVRSLGKYENLEEIRNLRIRNTNLRLKDIAEVKFDVAEDKRWIQRFDRKPSVWVGLFKESQANTVEVCNNVLEVLDKQVRTNPLLAGMSFQVIFDQGTYILESIDNLKNAGLWGGLFAFLVIYFFLRRFRMTVIINLAIPISLLVTIVVIYFMGWSLNIMTMMGLMVSVGLVVDNSIVVVENIYRLRKEGLSPREAAIRGASEVAMPITMATLTTVVVFLPLIFMGDNPGMTFYMARMGVPVIAALLASLFVALVFIPLGTMIFSSQKEVKEAKSITAANAFYIRLLERTLARRVDAALIFTLLGISAFGIMQAVPKTDETQGNINDVRFIFELPGNYTLEEANAYFDSFEEFLYSNKEKYDLKSVETRFSTDWGQVRAYLNKPPQQEWWQVVGLSIGRKLGLVKNGAMTREKVIEDVKENAPKRAGIEMRTRWRQETANQQGTMTVVLYGDDTDRLTELSHEVERRLRAIPGLLDVGTELEEGVDEVRLRLNREQATKFGVNPQAVAGTISYALRGVELPDYRTEDREVDIRVQMRKKDRETLHQLMNLRMRQPNGQEVPLANIAEISVRRGYGRITRSDGKTMLAITATTTQENAQHLYRQIDQAMQGFEMPRGYSWDKGQRFDRMQENQETTNYGLYLAVTFVMLLMGVLFESVILPLSVIVCIPFAFFGVGWTLFLTRTPMDLMAMIGLFILVGVVVNNAIVLVDLINQMRLQGYSRHDAIIEAGRHRFRPILMTAGTTIFGLLPMALGTAQVIGISYAPMGRTLMGGMISATILTLLVVPVAYTYFDDLRELWKQLLAIMFGKKRGEAEARR
- a CDS encoding ATP-dependent helicase; this encodes MMRTKELMKAWEELSPIQRKAAEWDDGPLLVLAGPGSGKTKVLTCRIARLLESSHDKNFRILGLTFTNKAADEMRNRVASFVPGQEGRLFLGTFHSFCSEVLRQHGTHLGINPNFHIYSQDVDLQAVLNDAVEEAKKTSNVVSDLDKKTLPVIQRLKSLLILPDQCRERFPDKEFGERMAAVYPAYETELCKRNALDFNSLILKTYQLFTKFPVFAKRYRTVYPYICIDEFQDTNQAQYGLIRALAGDQHRNLFVVADDDQIIYQWNGASHERLKELLNDFSPRVIQLPMNYRCPPEIVELANNLIRHNFLRTADKKPLEAFRHGLGQGTVRLLECFPDFEAEAAGVAKDIKNLHSGHLGSVVVLGRNRKLLDGVDKALQDEGLPAVISQRKDEFESTPFVWLHSILRLANDGQNRSYLEAVCGAFAQLTQVEIDVEDVISQAQALSMGYLQSWIRLVNQKTTDALVKKIVNETSRCLVRGRDFQTFSKSALAWFTSLAQAQRQAENDPSNEIFARYDEEKLVWEELMREIKRNFREEPTLEAFLQELQMRSKEPLPKPNTVVLMTIHGAKGKEFDHVYLIGLVDDELPSFQSKKKGDKSLEMEEERRNCFVAITRTIKTLTLSYAQKYRGWPKKPSRFLFEMGLLK
- a CDS encoding AAA family ATPase, with product MKLREIIVKNFRCLADAVIPIHDTTVLVGENNSGKTALLDALKIALPRSQQGRGTPFDEYDYYMSKVGDSPQTSDGIVIELWFREDKSDEWPSSLVQALTDIIQTDPVKDLDSIGLRLSSKFDPLTTEPATNWEFLTLDGQPLGGKGASSGNLTRFLSYIRLFYLSALRDSDDEFSPRSQFWGRILRDLKISEEQRKTLSEELAKLNHELLKADPRLEQVRATLDKIQKIMASGIGQKTSIQALPLKPWDLMSKAEVVIKARGSEVDFPLSRHGQGIQSLAVLFLFQAYIDVLLKPTFQPETEAILALEEPEAHLHPQATRALAANLGEVKSQKIVSSHSPYFIQEIPFAQIRMFRRNGPFSKVLYVKRSFSTKVPNTPKVLEFCKNNAPKFDYHEGTGTLCVNGKLEEQEYQKLLKIYPKQTDAHVQLKRLYSESQIYLSDGDLADLDTYAKRIRGEVLFARAWLLCEGQSEYLLLRYFAELLEKPLDQYGITVIDFQNNGSPGAFVGLARTFEIPWIMVCDNDAAGHEFVKQVKTRGLLPDEIKELVRPLPESGMDLEMFLIKNGFVQEYLEILAERNISLAKMHDETGFQDELVSKIRADKTGYTIALLEKLRRASADSTRVPPFFAKIITDVVAKAA
- a CDS encoding DUF433 domain-containing protein, yielding MKDWRNCDAVERHLDKVSGAWVFRGTPVPVSALFENLKSGVSIEQFLEWFPGVERSQVEAILDFEVMTLTDPAIISDVLENRNATFSEITLR